The sequence AGCCACGGACGGTCAGGGCAACCCGGCACACGTGATCGCTTCAAGCGTGGGGTACGACCGCGACCGGGGCTGTGGCGTGGTGGAGGACAGCGTGGACGACCGGGCCGAGATGGGTGCCGATGGCGGAGCGGCGTATCCGCCGGCCGACGACGACCAGTGAGGCGTCTGCCGAGGCTTCGACGAGCTGGTTGGCGGGTTGCCCCACCGAGCAGTCCACTTCGACACGGACTTCGGGGTACTTGTCGAGCCAGGGCCGCAGTTCGTCGGCGAGCGCCGTCGCCGTGGAGGTCGCCATGCCGTCCCGTACCTCGGGCGCGAGCAGCGCCGGGTCGAACGCGAAGGCGGGCGGCATGCTCCAGCGGTGGATCACACGCAGTGGGGCCCGGCGTACGGCCGCCGCGTCGAAGGCGTGGTCGAGGAGCTCGGTAGACGGGTGGGAGAGGTCCAGCCCGAGCACGACAGGCCGGTCGTTGTGCTTCCGTGGTGCGTCACCATCAGATGCGGGCAGGCAGTGGGCGTCCAGCCAGGCGCCCGGCCGCACGACCACGACCGGGCGCTTGGCGTGGGCGAGCACGGCCTGGGAGACGGATCCGACGAGGAATCCTGTCATCGCACCCAGTCCGCGCGAGCCGAGTACCAGTACCTCGGCCTCCTGCGCGGCAGCGACCAGGACGGTCAGCGGCCGCCCGTCCACCTGCTCCGTGGTGATCGGGGTGCGAGAGGTCCAGGCCGAGGACGATGCCGCCCTTCGGGCTCGGAGCGCGGCCCGGAACCAGGACGACAGGATGCCGGGTACGGGCGACCACGGACAGGGCCACCGAACCGGACACGAACCCGGCGACCCCACCCAGACCGCGGGAACCGAGCACCAACAGCTCGGACTCCTCGGCGGCCCCGCACAGAACGGTGCCCGGCTCGCCGCACAGCTCCTGCGCGACCACGTCCAGGCCCGGATGCGTGCGCCGTATCCGCTCGGCCGTGGAGCGCGGGTCCGCGTCGTACGGCTCCTGCCGGGGGCGAGAGCCGATGAGCGGTGAATGGACGTCCGGTCCCAGGCCCCACACATGCAGGAGGCGAAGGGCGAGACCGCGTCGGCGCGCTTCGTCCGCGGCCCAGGCGACGGAGGCCAGGCTTTCGCGAGATCCGTCGAGACCGACGCTGATCGCCCGGGACCGGCGGACCCCGAGATCGGGTGGCGGGGTTGGCACGGGGTGGAACACGGAAGGGCCTCCGGTCTGAAACGGCGAGCCGTGCTGTTGGGAGAGGCGAGCCACAGCTCAGGCGAAGACGGCCTTGAGGGCCCGCGGCGCCGTCAACGGGTCGGACAGCGCGTGGTAGACGGCCGGAACCTCCTTGTCGACGCCCAGTAGTTCGTACACCGCGTGCATCGCCCCACGGACGGAGTACTCGACGGTGAAGACGACGTCTTCGGGGATCTCGGTGAACTGGCCGAGGAAGGCGAAGTTTGTCGACCCGGAGGGGACCACCAGTGGCCGGTCGTGGATGTCACGGCGCTCGAACTGGCTGGTGATGTAAGGCATCATCACGGTCGTGACGGCAGTGGTGGCGCACACCTCGTCGGCGATGTCGTCGAAGCCGAGGTGCCCGAGCAGTTCGACGAGGATCTCCTGTCCCGTGGCCTCCGACATCTTCTTGCCGGTCAACTCGCCCGGTTCGTCCACGAACAGCCCGTACCCCCAAAGGGTGAAGACGTCCTCGGGCCGGCCGGCGAAGTGCGGCTGGTGGGGCACGACCACCGACATCAACCACCGGGAGTCCTTGAACGTCATCAGCGCCCCGGTGCCGGGGGCATTGCGAGAACTCCTCAATCCGCTTGAGCAGTGCCGGGCTGCGCATCGTCAGGGTGAACGACTCCCACTTGGCCTCGTCGACGTTGCCGTTGAAGGCCCCGGGCCGACCGAAGTCCGGGGCCTTGCGGGCCAGCGTCTCCCACAGGTTCCAGGCCCCGTCGCGCTTGTCGCGGACCAGCTCGGGGACGGTGTCGTCGCCTCCGTAGCGGGCGGCCGCGGTCCTGCGGGGCTGGTGGTGAGGGCGGCTGGTCCGGTCACTCATTCCGGCGACGCCCAGTTGTAGGTAGCGGCCGGCCCAGCGGGCGGCGGTGGTGTGGCTGACCTGGAAACGCTCGGCAGCCCGCCGCAGCGGCCAGCCGTCGTCACGACACAGCGGGCCAGGCGAAGACGTCCGGTCTCGGTCAGCGGGGCATTACGGTGGACACGAGGGCCTCCTGGCCCCGGTGCAGCCGTCGCAATCCACACCGAACCCGGAGGCCCTCACCCGTTTCAAGAACCCGGCACGCGTGTCACCAACGTCCCCAAACGGCAGACCTGGGCCGGTGGCCTTGTCCGGCGCTGTGTTCGGTCAGCCCTGTACAGGTCGATGGACAGCCCCGAGGCCTGGCTGTTGACCTTGCCCCGAAGGTAGGCCAGATTACGATATTTGGAGTACTGGCGACATGTCGTGATTGATAATCAGATATAACTACGCATACAACGTTCCTCGCAGCTCGAACAGGGACACTCCCTGAGCGGGTCGTTCGAGGAGGATCCATGCAGCACTTCGCCGTTCGCGGGAATCCGCGTGTGGGGAGCGTCCGGGGGTACGTGTCGAAGCACGGCGTTCGGAAAGCATCGTGCACGATACTCGCTGCCGCAGCCGTTCTGACGCCGTCCGTCGCCCTGGCGGCTCCTGCCGCACCCGGCACGTACGCATACGTCGCCAACACGGGCCAGAACAAGGTCCGGGTGTTCGACACCGCCACGAACGCCCTCGTGACGAGCATCGACACCGGAGCGTTCAGCGGGCCCCTG comes from Streptomyces virginiae and encodes:
- a CDS encoding universal stress protein, with the translated sequence MDGRPLTVLVAAAQEAEVLVLGSRGLGAMTGFLVGSVSQAVLAHAKRPVVVVRPGAWLDAHCLPASDGDAPRKHNDRPVVLGLDLSHPSTELLDHAFDAAAVRRAPLRVIHRWSMPPAFAFDPALLAPEVRDGMATSTATALADELRPWLDKYPEVRVEVDCSVGQPANQLVEASADASLVVVGRRIRRSAIGTHLGPVVHAVLHHATAPVAVVPHA